The following proteins are co-located in the Maridesulfovibrio sp. genome:
- a CDS encoding DUF445 family protein encodes MITMKLLLSPVICALIGWFTNFLAVKMLFHPHKPIKIGPFTIQGIFPKRQKELALRLGEMIERELISHTDIKNVIHDPAFIDKHKDVVLEYLDVFFREKLTTLHPMVGMFLNDETMKTVKGMLSQELDSMLPKLIETTSSQLECSLDFKCIVQDKVECFSMEQLESILFSIMKQEFKFIEVIGGVLGFIIGLIQVVLFML; translated from the coding sequence ATGATTACTATGAAGCTTCTTCTTTCGCCCGTAATTTGCGCTTTGATCGGTTGGTTTACAAACTTTCTCGCGGTAAAAATGCTTTTTCATCCGCACAAGCCGATAAAAATCGGTCCGTTTACAATTCAAGGTATTTTTCCCAAGCGTCAAAAGGAGTTGGCTCTGCGTCTGGGTGAGATGATCGAGCGTGAGTTGATTTCCCATACAGATATTAAAAATGTTATTCACGATCCGGCGTTTATCGATAAGCATAAAGATGTTGTGCTTGAGTATCTGGATGTCTTCTTCCGTGAAAAACTCACCACTTTGCATCCCATGGTAGGCATGTTTCTGAATGATGAAACAATGAAGACTGTAAAGGGAATGCTTTCTCAGGAGCTCGATTCCATGCTGCCTAAGCTTATCGAAACCACATCTTCGCAGCTTGAGTGTTCCCTTGATTTCAAATGTATCGTTCAGGATAAAGTTGAATGCTTTTCCATGGAGCAGCTTGAGTCGATTCTTTTTTCCATAATGAAGCAAGAGTTTAAATTTATTGAAGTTATCGGTGGAGTCCTCGGTTTCATTATCGGTTTGATTCAGGTAGTACTCTTTATGTTATAA
- a CDS encoding tetratricopeptide repeat protein, producing MKRFIVLLALFLFLSTGCTTFSGPYYLNSQKYKEGIKAFSEKLQENPGDADYAYYVSRYYMALKKPKEAQPYILKAVRIAPDNVEYLFWSGVNYWALKQYSKERTAYRRVLELDPNHISANLYLAHSYLEEGKLVEASILYDKVIKLDEYNPEALYNRADILGRQGKKEEAVKAWKKYLEYYPDGALAMSGTEKLNLLGDFTYRNFIFGTRNLTLRSITFKPGQSDSDFESKNSLHVIAAMMEENKDLRFHIVAYVAGNAELAKARAIGVRDYILSGHPDFDPARMPLSWFGSAEEVERSGRTFKLDESIQFITVIN from the coding sequence GTGAAGCGATTTATTGTTCTGTTGGCTCTTTTTTTATTTCTGTCAACAGGATGTACAACCTTTTCCGGTCCTTACTATCTGAACAGTCAGAAATATAAGGAAGGAATCAAAGCGTTCAGTGAAAAGTTGCAGGAAAATCCGGGTGATGCCGATTATGCATATTATGTTAGCCGTTATTATATGGCGTTGAAAAAGCCGAAAGAAGCTCAGCCATATATCTTAAAAGCCGTCCGCATTGCTCCTGATAATGTCGAATATCTCTTTTGGTCTGGGGTTAACTATTGGGCCCTGAAGCAATACAGCAAGGAGAGGACCGCCTATCGCCGAGTCCTTGAACTGGATCCTAATCATATCTCAGCCAATCTGTATCTCGCCCACAGCTATCTTGAAGAAGGAAAGCTCGTCGAAGCTTCTATTCTTTATGATAAGGTCATAAAATTAGACGAATATAATCCTGAAGCCCTCTATAACCGAGCCGACATACTGGGAAGACAGGGCAAGAAAGAGGAAGCCGTTAAAGCATGGAAAAAATACCTTGAGTATTATCCGGACGGTGCCCTTGCTATGAGCGGAACTGAAAAACTGAATCTGCTCGGTGATTTTACCTACCGCAATTTTATATTCGGAACTCGAAATTTAACTTTACGAAGTATTACGTTCAAGCCCGGTCAAAGTGATTCGGACTTTGAAAGCAAGAACTCTCTGCACGTGATTGCCGCGATGATGGAAGAGAATAAAGATCTCCGTTTCCACATTGTCGCTTATGTGGCTGGCAATGCAGAGTTGGCTAAAGCCCGTGCTATAGGAGTTCGGGATTATATATTGAGCGGGCATCCTGATTTTGATCCCGCAAGAATGCCTTTAAGCTGGTTCGGTTCAGCTGAAGAGGTAGAAAGAAGTGGCAGGACTTTCAAGCTGGACGAATCCATACAGTTTATAACTGTAATTAATTAG